Proteins co-encoded in one Capsicum annuum cultivar UCD-10X-F1 chromosome 9, UCD10Xv1.1, whole genome shotgun sequence genomic window:
- the LOC107842601 gene encoding uncharacterized protein LOC107842601 isoform X3, with protein sequence MNIQVQKEQILKVWKAKEAAVFSYSDHQPVVGILPQPFTSGNRLLIAYESGLIILWDVVEAHVIIVKGDKDLHLKDVAVNFKKNTDSSSTDDLLQHQLEDKEITTLCWASTDGSILAAGYIDGDILLWKTSKSTASKGQEAGPFDNVVKLQLSSSEKRLPIIVLHWWANSKSRNNSDGHLLIYGGDETGSDEVITILTLEWSSGMQTLKCVGRVDLTLSGSFADTVLLPATGATPTDEKAALFVLMSPGQLNLFDCSTLSDLVSKEEKKVSLSAKDFPVELPTVDPSMTVTKLALLHSDGNLVELLQETPFFKKLSAATSSRASRWPLTGGVYNHTSRAETNWIQRVFIAGYPDGSVRMWDATHPVFLLLCVLDREVKGANTIISSASVSKIDFCFLTLRLAVGDASGLVRLYDFKHSDMGNFHVVTDTKSEVHELAQGQGPTCRAVLKLLDIRVNAIEFVNHGAKLAVGYENTRVAVLDMTSLSVLFLSDSVSVGSSSLVTLIAKRFVHSDGNSKSPKQSELPENHMEELMFILTEDAKIYAIDGGNGKSHGSGPLHLKKVSTAISMYVIENNIPFSGIINKQPESIKDDVSTNEHSQEMTTRDLSDTVPFLENDSSRKHFEESCILLCCKDSIRTYATKSVVQGDNKSVCKVKLDKPCCWTTTFMKDAKVCALLLLFQSGDIEIRSLPDLELVEQTSLMSVLRWNFKPNMDRAMSSMENGHITLANGSELAFVSLLASENDFRIPEYLPSLHDEVLAAAADAAMKFSTQKKKQGGGPNILGTLVKGFKVGKTNHTMDLSLMSKSNFSHLEGVFMKNPLHQELSPTKEVLEVELDIDDIEIDEPVPVASSSSHNTQNSKRGTERQKLLDSEGDDGKPRLRTREEIIAKYRKAGDASSAAGQARDKLLERQEKLERISQRTDELRSGAEDFASLANELVKVMENRNKKWWQI encoded by the exons ATGAACATTCAGGTGCAAAAGGAACAAATTTTAAAGGTATGGAAGGCAAAGG AAGCAGCTGTTTTTTCGTATTCAGATCATCAACCGGTTGTTGGAATTCTCCCGCAACCTTTTACATCGGGAAATAG ATTATTGATTGCTTATGAGAGTGGTTTAATTATACTTTGGGATGTTGTCGAAGCCCATGTTATCATTGTCAAAGGTGATAAAGATCTCCATTTGAAGGATGTTGCTGTAAACTTTAAAAAGAACACAGATTCCAGCTCTACTGATGATCTATTGCAGCACCAATTAGAGGACAAAGAGATAACCACACTTTGCTGGGCATCCACTGATGGGTCCATTCTTGCTGCTGGGTACATAGATGGAGATATTCTGCTTTGGAAAACATCAAAATCGACCGCAAGCAAAGGTCAGGAAGCTGGACCATTTGATAATGTTGTTAAGCTACAGTTGTCTTCTTCTGAAAAGAGGCTTCCGATAATTGTCTTACACTGGTGGGCCAACAGTAAATCCCGGAATAATAGTGATGGCCATCTCCTCATTTATGGCGGTGATGAAACAGGATCCGATGAAGTCATTACG ATCCTTACTCTTGAGTGGTCGTCTGGAATGCAGACTTTGAAATGTGTTGGTCGTGTTGACCTCACTCTTAGTGGCTCATTCGCAGATACGGTCTTATTACCAGCTACTGGGGCAACACCAACTGATGAAAAAGCTGCTTTATTTGTGTTGATGAGTCCTGGACAGCTAAACCTTTTTGATTGTTCAACCTTGTCTGATTTGGTATCCAAAGAGGAGAAGAAAGTATCTCTATCAGCTAAGGATTTTCCTGTAGAATTGCCAACTGTTGATCCTTCCATGACAGTGACAAAGCTTGCCCTGTTGCATTCAGATGGAAACTTAGTGGAGCTTCTGCAAGAG ACACCTTTCTTCAAGAAGTTATCCGCAGCAACTTCATCTAGGGCTAGCAGATGGCCCTTGACTGGAGGGGTGTATAATCATACTTCTCGAGCTGAGACTAACTGGATTCAGAGAGTTTTTATAGCAGGATATCCGGATGGATCTGTAAGGATGTGGGATGCCACTCATCCGGTCTTCCTTCTCCTTTGTGTCTTAGATAGAGAG GTTAAAGGTGCAAATACAATAATATCAAGTGCTTCAGTTTCAAAAATAGATTTCTGTTTCCTGACATTACGATTGGCAGTTGGGGATGCATCTGGTCTG GTGCGCCTTTATGATTTCAAACATAGTGATATGGGAAACTTCCATGTTGTTACTGATACTAAAAGTGAAG TTCATGAGTTGGCACAAGGTCAAGGACCTACCTGCAGAGCTGTGCTAAAGCTTCTCGATATTCGAGTTAATGCAATTGAATTTGTAAATCATGGAGCCAAACTTGCAGTTGGATACGAAAACACTAGG GTTGCAGTGCTTGATATGACTTCATTATCGGTATTGTTCTTATCAGACTCCGTATCTGTTGGTAGCTCTTCACTGGTGACTCTGATTGCAAAGAGATTTGTGCATAGTGATGGTAATAGCAAAAGCCCAAAACAATCAGAGCTTCCAGAAAACCATATGGAGGAACTCATGTTTATTTTAACTGAGGATGCAAAGATCTATGCAATTGATGGTGGTAATGGTAAATCGCATGGTTCAGGGCCCTTGCATTTAAAGAAAGTGTCAACTGCAATTTCTATGTATGTCATAG AAAACAACATCCCATTTTCTGGTATAATAAACAAGCAGCCAGAGTCTATCAAGGATGATGTATCTACTAATGAGCATTCGCAGGAAATGACCACTCGTGATCTAAGTGATACGGTGCCCTTTCTAGAAAATGACTCCTCCAGGAAACACTTTGAGGAGTCCTGTATCCTACTTTGCTGTAAAGATTCAATACGCACTTATGCTACAAAATCTGTAGTTCAA GGGGATAATAAATCTGTTTGCAAAGTGAAGCTCGACAAGCCTTGTTGTTGGACTACTACTTTTATGAAAGATGCGAAAGTTTGTGCATTACTATTACTCTTTCAGAGTGGAGATATCGAAATTAG ATCTTTGCCTGATCTAGAGTTGGTGGAGCAGACCTCTTTAATGTCAGTTTTAAGGTGGAATTTCAAGCCAAATATGGACAGGGCGATGAGTTCCATGGAGAATGGCCATATTACTCTG GCAAATGGTTCTGAACTGGCTTTTGTGTCCCTATTAGCCAGTGAAAATGATTTCAG AATTCCAGAATATTTGCCGTCTCTTCATGATGAAGTGCTCGCAGCTGCAGCAGATGCTGCCATGAAATTCTCCACGCAGAAGAAGAAACAG GGTGGGGGTCCAAATATTTTAGGTACTCTGGTTAAAGGATTTAAAGTGGGAAAAACGAATCATACTATGGATCTCAGTCTGATGTCTAAGTCAAACTTTAGTCATCTGGAAGGTGTTTTTATGAAGAACCCACTCCACCAAGAACTGTCCCCAACTAAGGAAGTTCTAGAAGTAGAGCTCGATATAG ATGATATTGAAATTGATGAGCCTGTTCCTGTGGCTTCTTCATCATCTCATAACACGCAAAATagtaaaagag GAACTGAAAGACAAAAGTTGCTTGATTCTGAGGGTGATGATGGCAAGCCCAGACTTAGGACACGTGAAGAAATCATAGCTAAATATAGAAAAGCGGGG GATGCATCATCAGCGGCTGGACAAGCAAGAGACAAACTTCTAGAACGCCAAGAAAAACTTGAG AGAATTAGCCAAAGAACTGATGAACTACGCAGTGGGGCTGAAGACTTTGCATCATTGGCAAATGAGCTTGTTAAGGTAATGGAAAATCGTAATAAAAAATGGTGGCAGATATGA